The Anaerolineae bacterium nucleotide sequence CTGCCAAGCTGGCCTCCTGCAGGTTGTCAAAGCATCCGTCTTCACCTGCACGGGCCAAAACCTGCAGGGAGTTGAACAGCTAGGCCAAATAAATCGGGTGGGCCAGACGTCGTCGCAGAACGCCCTGGTCCACCCGATGATAAACCTTATCGGACAGGGCCATCGCCCGGCCGTCAGCGATGTCCCATTATCCCCCAGATGAACTACTCATGCAAATTCCGTCTCTAGCCGCTTTCCCCCAAGCTTACGGGCTCACAGAAGTGGAGGAAAGGGATTCGTCAGCCGGCAAAGGCGCGATCGGCCCTAATAGCTTCTCCAGCGCCATGGTATGGCTACACCGCCCACGCTGGGCGAAGAAATGACACGTGCAGTGCCAAAGCCCTTCCCGATAGGTGATCTGATAGATGTCATGGATGCCTTGAAAGTCCGCCTCGAGGGACTTGATCCGCACGCGCTCCGGCTCTTGCGCATACTGGTTGGCTTTCATGATCTTGCCGATCATGGCCGAGTCCATGTTTCGCCTCCTCTTAATGTCATTACAGTCATTGCAGATGAATGACCGCTTCGGTGTTGTCACATCACCTTTCCATAAAGCAAAAAACACCAAGGCGCGGCCCGCCTTAGTGTTTTCTGCCGACCCGAAGCCCACCTTGCAGTGCGAATACCAGGGACACGCAATACTACCTCCACTCAGCGATGCATCGCCTTTGCGTGGTCTCATCACCGGCGGCAACGCCTCGCATCGCTATTACAAGGCAGTATAACCGTGCTGCTGCGCCTTTGTCAAACGGCTTTGGTCTACGCTTCCATCACGGCCTGCGATCGGATTTCCAACGCCATGCGGTAAATCGACCGATGCGGCTCTCCTGTTAGCTTGCTCAGGATTCGCACCGCCGCCGCCGGTGACAGGCCCTCGGCGAGCAGCACGCGCAATGCAGATTTCAGGCGCTCGGCCGGCCAGGCTCCCACCTTCGCATCTCGCGGCGCACCACCGATCACCAACGTGTACTCGCCGCGGGGCGATTCCACCTGAAAACGGGTCACCGCTTCGCTCACCCGTCCCCGCCACACCGATTCGAATCGCTTGGTGAGCTCCTCGGCCACCGCAATCGGCCGATCTCCCAACACCTCGGCGATATCGGACAAGGCTTGACACAGACGATGGGGTGCTTCATAGGCTACCAGCGTCCCCGGCTCCGCAGCTACAGAGGCTAAAAGTCGGCGCCGTTCCGATTGGCGACGCGGCAGGAAGCCTAAAAACAGGAAGCGGTCGGTAGGCAGGCCAGAGACCACTAATGCCGTTACCGCCGCCACCGGCCCCGGGACAGGCACCACCGGATGACCGGCCTCCAGCGCAGCTTTGATCAGCTCATAGCCGGGATCGGACAGGCCAGGCATGCCGGCTTCAGAGATCAGTGCCACATCCCCGCCTACCAACGCCTCCAGAATGGCTTCGAGCTTGATCAGCTTATTGTGCTCAAAATAGCTGGTGACAGGCGTGTGGATATCGAAGTGGGCGAGCAATATGCGGGCTGTGCGGGTGTCCTCCGCTGCGATCAGACGCACTTCGCGCAGGATGCGCACCGCTCGGAAGGTCATGTCCTCTAAGTTCCCAATCGGTGTGCCTACCACGTACAGCGTACCCATCCTGACCTCTCCACTGCTTCGCTTCGGCTCAAGGTAGAGGTCCATTCCCCAGCTCGCTTTGAGCATTACCGCCTACCAGGATGTAATCGCGGCGGCGATCGCTCATCTGCACCGCTGGGAACACCCCTGAGTTGGATCCGACATCTTTATCCGGCAGAGAACCTCGCACCCGAGCGACTGCCTCCGTCAGAGCGCGATCCCGCTCATCCGGATCGAGCCCTGGATAATGCCCCCAACGCCAATTAGCCAGCTCCAGCCGCACCAGCTCTAGCTCCGCCTGACCCGCCTCACGCGGATCGGACAGCTGAAGGACCCGCTCACGCAGCAGGGCAAATCGCTCGAACTGAGCGGTAGCCAGAGCCCGGCGGATCTCCAGCTCATTAGCCTCCCAATCCGACATCAAGCTGACGCCAAAGGCGCCACGTGCAGCCTGTAATTTGACCAACAGCCAGGCGACCTGCTCCTCCAACAGAGTCACCCGTTGATCGAGGCTAAGCACCCCCGACTCCGCGAGCTGAGTGTACCAGGCTATCCGCGCTCTCTCCTCACGTTGCAGGAACTCAATCAGGTCCAGCAATTCCGGGCCTATATCTTCACCCCCCAACGCGATCCACTGATCGGACAAGATCAGCGCGCGCCGTTGCCGCTCTTGTCGGATCTGCTCTAAAGCCGGGTTTGAGGGCAGGGGCGCTGCAAAGGCTGTCAACAACCAAGGGGCTGGAGCCTGTGTAGGCCCTTTGCGCACTTCTTCTGCCAGACGCGCTCGCAGCTCAGCAGCGGCTCGAGGGCCGCGCGCTGCAGCCATCACTTGGGCCAGTCGTTCCAATGCCTGTCGACGCTGTACCGGCTGCATGCGCGCGCTGTGGCGAATGATCGTTTCCGCCTGCTCCAGGCTCAAAGCCAGCCCTACCTCGTCCTTCACGCCCAGACGGCCGCGGGCCGCCGCCAGCGACAAATCGAATCGGGCCACGTCGGCCAGGTCAGGCCCCAACGCAGCCAGATCATGTGCGAGCTGAAAGCAGAGCGCGGCCTCGCTCAGCCGTCCTGCCTGTGTGAAACGATCCCCTACCAGCACGAAGAGCCCAGCTCGAGCGGCTGTGTCCAGGTCTGCAGCATAGACAAGGATAGCCCAGGCAGTGTCCAGCTCGTTTGCATTGAGCGCCTCACGTACTGCTATGTCCGAAGAGATCCCTCCCAGCGGCAAGAGGGCCAGATCCGGCCGTACACGGGCCGAAACGACGGCATCCAGTGGATCGCGCCAGCCGTATATCGGCCGCTCTTGGGGCGCCAAGAGAAAATAGGCCACCAGCGAGACGATCCCTATCAGCAAGAAGAGGACAAAGCCGGTCAACGAGAGGATCAGCAGCCATTTGCGCACGAGCAGGACACGGTTCTGCATCTGGTTTCCTCAGAGGCGACGGCGTCCAACCAAAAGAGTATACCATAGAGCGGATAAGCGTGCACGCCGCCAGCAGGGGGTAAGGTAAAAGCAACAATTGACACTTCACTCCGTGAATGCTATACTTGTGATCACTCGTAAGACGTTAAGAATTGCGCCGAGTTGTTATGTCCGTTATACGGGTTCAGGAGATGAGCTGATGAGTTCGACTATGACGATCCCTCGAATGGCAGCGCGACCATCCACAGCCGGCAAGCGCACCAAGTTTGTCATCGGCAGCGCGATCATCTTCGCCGTCATCGCCTATCTGGTCGTCAACGCCGTGCAGACCACCGGTGCCTACTATCTAGAAGTGCACGAGATCCGTGGCAAGGAGGCTGCCTTGACGGGCAAGCAATTGCGCGTTAGCGGCGAAATCGTCCAGGAGACGGTTCGTTGGGATGCTCCCAACCTCTCTCTCTCCTTCTCAATTAGGGACCAAACCGGCACCGGCGACCTGCTTCCCGTTCACTTCCACGGCGTGATGCCGGACAACTTCACTCGGCCGGGCTCGACGACTATCCTGGAAGGCAAACTGCGCGAGGATGGCGTCTTCGAGGCAAAGACGCTTCTCCTGAAGTGCCCTTCCCGTTACGAGGAAGCGCCGCAGGAGGTGACCGCGCAAGCGATCGAGTAAGCTATTTTCCATGCCTAAGTTCATCCTATTGAGCAATACGTGACGGTCGCCCCGCGGATGGGCGACCGTCTTTGTGTCGGAGAGGTCTGATGTCTCTGTTTCGATACCTCATGAAATGGGCGATTTTGGCCTTCTCTGCCTTGGCTCTCCTTATCCTGGCGCTAGTGATCCCGATCGCAGCCAGCCCGACCGGACAGGAAGCGCCGCCAGAGTTGCCCTCAGCCCGACGTGGCCGCGTGATCTATCAGCAAAATTGCGCGCCCTGTCACGGCGACCGCGGCCTGGGCAACGGCCCAGCAGCCTCTGGACTATCCTTCCCTCCTACGCAGTTCGCCGATGCCGCCATCGCCCGTCAGGCATCCTTGGCCGATTGGTTCCACGTCACCAAGAATGGGCGTATAGAGCGAATGATGCCACCATGGAGCAGCCGGCTCAGTGACCAAGAGATTTGGGACGCGGTCGCTTTCGCCTGGACTCTTCACCTAGAGCCCGGCGAGATAGATCAAGGCAGGCAAATCTATCAATCTCAATGCGCTATCTGTCACGGAGATCAGGGCAAGGGCGATGGCCCTCAAGCACCTCCCAATACACCCGATCTCACTGCCCCTGAGCAAGCGTTCGGCCGCAGCTTGGCCCAATGGTTCGAGGTATTAACAAGAGGTCGGGGAGACATGCCATCCTTTGAGCGCACACTGACCGAGGAGCAGCGATGGGCTGTCCTTGAGTACGCACGCGCGTTTGCTTATCAGCCGTTGGCTGCCCCTGTTTTCGAGCCAGGCCAGGGGACCATCTCGGGCGTGGTCACCAACGGGACATCGGGCGGTGGTAGCACTGCTGGCATCACGGTTACCTTGCGCGTGTTCGACAGCGCCACCTTTGAGGAGATCCGCTTCTTCCAGACCACTACGGCTGCCGATGGCTCGTTTCGCTTTGAGAAGCTGCCCACCTCGAGCGACTGGGCATATCTGGCCACCCTGGATTACGCCGGCGTACCTTATGCCTCTGCGCTGCAGAGCTTCCCCACCGATACCATAGAAATGGACTTCCCCATCGAGGTGTATGAGCCTACCGAGGACCCTACCGGTATCCACATTGAGCGGGCGCACTGGTTTGTGGATTTCGACCTTCAGAGCCAAAACCTGTTGATCGGCGAGTTCTACATCATCGGCAAGGGCGGGGACCGAGTGTATGTGGGCGGCGAACTGGTAACACCCAATCGCCGGATCACCCTGCGCTTCCCGTTGCCGCCGGGCTATCAGGACTTGGCCGTAGAGGGGGAGACATTGGGACAGCGCTTTTTCGAGGTGAATGGCAATTTGGTGGACACATTGCCGCTGCCGCCGGGGCAGGCCGTCCGCCAGGTGCTCT carries:
- the rsmI gene encoding 16S rRNA (cytidine(1402)-2'-O)-methyltransferase — encoded protein: MGTLYVVGTPIGNLEDMTFRAVRILREVRLIAAEDTRTARILLAHFDIHTPVTSYFEHNKLIKLEAILEALVGGDVALISEAGMPGLSDPGYELIKAALEAGHPVVPVPGPVAAVTALVVSGLPTDRFLFLGFLPRRQSERRRLLASVAAEPGTLVAYEAPHRLCQALSDIAEVLGDRPIAVAEELTKRFESVWRGRVSEAVTRFQVESPRGEYTLVIGGAPRDAKVGAWPAERLKSALRVLLAEGLSPAAAVRILSKLTGEPHRSIYRMALEIRSQAVMEA
- a CDS encoding cytochrome c maturation protein CcmE, which encodes MSSTMTIPRMAARPSTAGKRTKFVIGSAIIFAVIAYLVVNAVQTTGAYYLEVHEIRGKEAALTGKQLRVSGEIVQETVRWDAPNLSLSFSIRDQTGTGDLLPVHFHGVMPDNFTRPGSTTILEGKLREDGVFEAKTLLLKCPSRYEEAPQEVTAQAIE
- a CDS encoding c-type cytochrome, whose translation is MSLFRYLMKWAILAFSALALLILALVIPIAASPTGQEAPPELPSARRGRVIYQQNCAPCHGDRGLGNGPAASGLSFPPTQFADAAIARQASLADWFHVTKNGRIERMMPPWSSRLSDQEIWDAVAFAWTLHLEPGEIDQGRQIYQSQCAICHGDQGKGDGPQAPPNTPDLTAPEQAFGRSLAQWFEVLTRGRGDMPSFERTLTEEQRWAVLEYARAFAYQPLAAPVFEPGQGTISGVVTNGTSGGGSTAGITVTLRVFDSATFEEIRFFQTTTAADGSFRFEKLPTSSDWAYLATLDYAGVPYASALQSFPTDTIEMDFPIEVYEPTEDPTGIHIERAHWFVDFDLQSQNLLIGEFYIIGKGGDRVYVGGELVTPNRRITLRFPLPPGYQDLAVEGETLGQRFFEVNGNLVDTLPLPPGQAVRQVLLRYRYPYRSSQLDFVHTLAYPTANLNVLVSDIGVEVSSRQVTLRDRQGGADQQFLNLVRTDVPAGEKITLSFKGLPVSVQGGSPTAGVMRTPLGPTAIIGFVAVVLGALVAVATYPIWRRRLRIAPSIAGAHSSTSDLEAERQRLLRVIARLDDDYAAGLIAEDVYQQRRARHKARLIEIMRQMQQEQQGPK